Below is a genomic region from Bacteroidales bacterium.
ATAGAATGAGAAGGTTAAAGTTATTCTTCCGAGTGGTAACCCTTTATAACCCCGCGTTTGGAATTTCTGATAAAATCTAAGATTTCATCTCTTTCTCTGGTTTGGGGCATGGAACTTTCGATATTTTCTATGGCCTGGCTTTTGTTGTTGCCTTTTTGATATATTTCCCGGTATATATCGTGAATTTCTTTGATTTGTTCATCGGAGAAGTTTCTTCTTCTCAGCCCTACGGAGTTGATTCCTACATAGGAAAGGGGTTCTCTCGCTGCTTTTATAAATGGAGGTACATCTTTTCTTACCAGTGCTCCCCCCGAGATCATCACATGTGATCCAATATGCACGAACTGATGAACGGCAACCAGGCCGCTGACTATAGCAAAATCATCAATTGTAATTTCTCCTGCAAGATTGGAAGCGTTTCCCAGGATTACATGATTGCCGATAAAACAATCATGAGCCACATGGACATAGGCCATGAGCAAGCAATTATCACTCACAACGGTCTTTCCTTTTGACCGGGTTCCGCGGTTAACCGTTACGCATTCACGGATGGTTGTATTTTCTCCTATTTCTGCAATAGTTTCTTCGCCCTTGAATTTTAAATCCTGAGGGATGGCTGAAATAACCGCGCCGGGAAAAATTTTACAGTTTTTGCCAATCCGGGCTCCCTCCATAATCGTTGCATTAGGTCCTATCCAGGTACCCTCACCGATTTCCACATTTTTGCTTATAGATACAAACGGTTCGATTACTACATTTTCTGATACTTTGGCCTCGGGGTGTACATACGCTAATTCCTGCTTCATTCCTCCTTGTTTTTTGTAATTTGTGCGGTCAGTTCTCCTTCCATAACTATCTGCTCCCCCACGAACGCTTGTCCGAACATTGTTACGATTCCCCGCCGGATAGGGTTACTTAGATTTAATTTATATATTAATGTATCTCCCGGTGTAA
It encodes:
- the lpxA gene encoding acyl-ACP--UDP-N-acetylglucosamine O-acyltransferase; this translates as MKQELAYVHPEAKVSENVVIEPFVSISKNVEIGEGTWIGPNATIMEGARIGKNCKIFPGAVISAIPQDLKFKGEETIAEIGENTTIRECVTVNRGTRSKGKTVVSDNCLLMAYVHVAHDCFIGNHVILGNASNLAGEITIDDFAIVSGLVAVHQFVHIGSHVMISGGALVRKDVPPFIKAAREPLSYVGINSVGLRRRNFSDEQIKEIHDIYREIYQKGNNKSQAIENIESSMPQTRERDEILDFIRNSKRGVIKGYHSEE